From the Nodularia sp. NIES-3585 genome, one window contains:
- the petB gene encoding cytochrome b6, which translates to MANVYDWFEERLELEALAEDVTSKYVPPHVNIFYCLGGITLVCFLIQFATGFAMTFYYKPTVAEAYSSVEYIMNDVSFGWLIRSIHRWSASMMVLMMILHTFRVYLTGGFKKPRELTWVSGVILAVITVSFGVTGYSLPWDQVGYWAVKIVSGVPEAIPVVGVFISDMLRGGSSVGQATLTRYYSAHTFVLPWLIAVFMLFHFLMIRKQGISGPL; encoded by the coding sequence ATGGCCAACGTTTACGACTGGTTTGAAGAGCGCTTAGAGCTGGAAGCGCTCGCTGAGGACGTGACAAGCAAATATGTCCCACCCCATGTAAATATCTTTTATTGCCTGGGCGGAATTACCCTAGTTTGCTTTTTGATTCAGTTCGCCACTGGATTTGCCATGACGTTCTACTATAAGCCCACAGTGGCTGAAGCTTACTCTTCGGTAGAGTACATCATGAATGATGTCAGCTTCGGCTGGTTGATTCGCTCCATTCACCGCTGGTCTGCCAGCATGATGGTGTTAATGATGATTCTGCACACTTTCCGGGTATACCTCACAGGTGGCTTTAAAAAGCCCCGCGAATTGACCTGGGTCAGTGGTGTCATCCTAGCTGTAATCACCGTTTCTTTTGGTGTGACAGGCTATTCCCTACCTTGGGATCAAGTTGGTTACTGGGCTGTAAAAATCGTCAGCGGCGTACCAGAAGCAATTCCGGTAGTTGGCGTTTTTATTTCTGATATGTTACGCGGTGGTTCTAGTGTTGGTCAAGCAACGCTAACTCGCTACTATAGCGCTCACACCTTTGTATTGCCTTGGTTAATTGCGGTGTTCATGCTGTTCCACTTCTTGATGATCCGCAAACAAGGTATTTCCGGTCCTTTGTAA
- a CDS encoding phycobiliprotein lyase: MNIEEFFELSAGKWFSHRTSHHLAFKQSEDGKSDLVIESLPADHPEVIKLCEQYEIAPSAASCGARVTWNGTMEWDEEKHTGSTVLVTVPDAVNPHEGKLLREMGYAEKAPVAGSYQMGSDGALTLITEYETMSSEERLWFASPNLRMRVSVLKRFGGFSMASFTSEIRMGGTSSAAKVSETTDSTSS, from the coding sequence ATGAATATTGAAGAATTTTTTGAATTGAGTGCTGGTAAATGGTTTTCCCATCGTACTAGTCACCATTTGGCTTTTAAACAATCTGAAGACGGCAAGTCAGACCTAGTAATTGAGAGTCTGCCAGCAGACCATCCAGAGGTGATCAAACTATGTGAACAATACGAAATTGCTCCCAGCGCAGCCTCCTGTGGCGCTAGAGTCACCTGGAATGGGACGATGGAATGGGATGAAGAAAAACACACTGGCTCGACTGTGTTAGTTACCGTACCTGATGCTGTTAATCCCCATGAAGGTAAGTTACTGCGGGAAATGGGTTATGCGGAGAAAGCTCCCGTTGCTGGCAGCTATCAGATGGGTAGCGATGGGGCTTTGACTCTAATTACAGAGTACGAAACTATGTCTTCTGAAGAACGCTTGTGGTTTGCTAGTCCTAATTTACGGATGCGGGTGAGTGTCCTCAAGCGTTTTGGTGGCTTTAGTATGGCTTCCTTTACTTCGGAAATCCGGATGGGTGGCACTTCATCAGCGGCGAAAGTCTCAGAAACGACTGATTCCACTTCCAGTTAG
- the petD gene encoding cytochrome b6-f complex subunit IV, with amino-acid sequence MSTQKKPDLSDPQLRAKLAKGMGHNYYGEPAWPNDLLYVFPIVIMGSFACIVALAVLDPAMTGEPANPFATPLEILPEWYLYPVFQMLRSLPNKLLGVLAMAAVPLGLILVPFIENVNKFQNPFRRPVATTVFLVGTLVTLWLGIGAALPLDKSLTLGLF; translated from the coding sequence ATGTCAACGCAAAAAAAACCCGATCTGAGCGATCCTCAGTTAAGAGCTAAACTCGCCAAAGGCATGGGTCACAACTACTATGGTGAACCCGCTTGGCCCAATGACCTACTCTATGTATTTCCCATTGTAATTATGGGTTCATTCGCTTGTATTGTGGCTCTAGCTGTGCTAGACCCCGCAATGACAGGTGAACCGGCTAATCCTTTTGCCACACCTTTGGAAATTTTACCAGAGTGGTACTTGTATCCTGTATTCCAAATGTTGCGATCGCTTCCTAACAAACTGTTAGGAGTATTAGCAATGGCCGCTGTGCCTCTGGGACTAATCCTCGTTCCTTTTATTGAGAACGTGAACAAGTTTCAAAATCCCTTCCGTCGTCCAGTGGCGACTACAGTGTTCCTAGTTGGTACACTTGTCACCCTGTGGCTAGGTATTGGTGCTGCTTTACCATTGGATAAATCCTTGACATTGGGATTATTCTAA
- a CDS encoding site-2 protease family protein, with translation MTFWFLLLLGIATYLIVQRSVAQITRTPVWLLWLVLMTPALILNGWRLMYGTQQPPPPSLIIWPSIICVLLYWLLFQWGRRTPRDTQTQPQAIESQSVIHPTAELVPVRPIEPTEETQLRNCFPWSVYYIHNIEYRPQAVICRGQIRTTPTQAYQQIKANIEAQFGDRFLLIFQEGFNGKPFFVLVPNAQAAKNTSQPEKITRPGLASFLVLATLATTTLVGATLAGADPKQLASDPSVLLQGLPYALGLMTILGIHELGHYLTARYYKIRATLPYFVPLPFFLGTFGAFIQMRSPIPNRKALFDVSIAGPLAGFVVTLPILIWGLVNSELVPMTDQTGLLNPEALNPKSSILLALLSKLALGSELTSTSAINLHPIAIAGFLGLIVTALNLMPVGQLDGGHIVHAMFGQKTAIVIGQISRLLLLLLSLVQSGFLVWAIILLFIPLIDEPALNDVTELDNKRDILGLLAMALLIIIVLPLPQAIANLLQI, from the coding sequence ATGACATTTTGGTTTCTCCTCCTACTGGGAATAGCTACTTATCTAATAGTGCAGCGCAGCGTCGCTCAAATCACCCGTACCCCAGTTTGGTTGCTGTGGCTGGTGTTAATGACTCCAGCTTTGATCTTGAACGGATGGAGATTGATGTATGGAACGCAACAACCCCCGCCACCATCACTGATCATTTGGCCATCAATTATCTGCGTTCTGTTATACTGGCTATTGTTTCAATGGGGTCGGAGAACGCCAAGAGATACACAAACTCAACCCCAAGCTATTGAATCACAATCGGTTATCCATCCTACCGCAGAACTAGTACCAGTGCGTCCCATTGAACCAACGGAAGAAACTCAACTGAGAAATTGTTTTCCCTGGTCTGTGTACTACATCCATAACATTGAGTACAGACCCCAGGCGGTTATCTGTCGGGGTCAGATCAGAACCACACCAACTCAGGCTTATCAGCAGATTAAGGCGAATATTGAAGCGCAATTTGGCGATCGCTTTCTCCTGATTTTTCAAGAAGGTTTCAATGGCAAACCTTTCTTTGTACTTGTGCCTAATGCTCAAGCCGCTAAAAATACCAGCCAGCCAGAAAAGATTACACGTCCAGGATTAGCTTCATTTTTGGTGTTAGCTACTTTGGCTACTACTACTTTGGTGGGCGCTACCCTGGCCGGGGCTGATCCTAAACAACTGGCATCTGACCCAAGTGTTTTGTTACAAGGATTACCCTATGCTTTAGGGCTAATGACTATTCTGGGTATTCACGAACTTGGTCATTATTTGACCGCCAGATACTACAAAATTCGGGCGACACTGCCTTATTTTGTGCCTCTGCCCTTCTTTTTAGGCACTTTTGGCGCATTTATTCAAATGCGTAGTCCCATTCCTAACCGCAAAGCTTTATTTGATGTCAGCATTGCTGGTCCACTGGCGGGTTTTGTTGTGACTTTACCCATACTAATTTGGGGTTTGGTTAATTCGGAATTGGTTCCTATGACTGACCAAACAGGACTTTTAAACCCGGAAGCTCTCAACCCCAAATCTTCAATTTTATTAGCATTGCTCTCTAAGCTAGCATTAGGCAGCGAGTTAACATCAACCTCAGCGATTAACCTTCATCCTATAGCGATCGCTGGTTTTTTGGGGCTAATCGTCACAGCTTTGAATTTGATGCCTGTAGGACAACTTGATGGCGGTCACATTGTCCATGCGATGTTCGGGCAGAAAACAGCAATAGTCATTGGTCAAATTTCCCGCTTATTACTACTACTACTTTCTTTAGTGCAGTCAGGATTTTTAGTCTGGGCGATTATCTTATTATTCATCCCCTTGATTGACGAACCTGCTTTGAATGATGTCACCGAACTGGATAATAAACGTGACATTTTAGGCTTGCTGGCAATGGCATTGTTAATCATCATTGTGCTGCCATTACCGCAGGCGATCGCTAACTTGCTGCAAATATAA
- a CDS encoding HEAT repeat domain-containing protein, with protein sequence MAALPLEEISVQLESPNLRDRMVALASLRNLSPEDAVPLIKKVLNDESLQLRSMAIFALGVKPTAESYPLLVKILENDPDYGIRADAAGALGYLGDARAFEILARTFYEDTDWLVRFSAAVSLGNIKDPRAHDVLIQALDSSETVLQEAAISALGEIQDIESVDSILRFAQSEDWLVRQRLAEALGNLPTTKSVSALKYLEKDQHFNVAEAARISLEKLEEKANQG encoded by the coding sequence ATGGCTGCTCTACCCTTAGAGGAAATTTCTGTTCAGTTAGAAAGTCCGAATCTGCGCGATCGCATGGTAGCTCTTGCCAGCTTGCGTAATCTATCCCCAGAAGACGCAGTACCTTTAATTAAAAAGGTATTGAATGATGAATCCCTGCAACTGCGGTCAATGGCTATATTTGCCCTGGGAGTTAAGCCCACAGCCGAATCTTATCCACTTTTAGTAAAAATTCTGGAAAATGACCCAGATTATGGCATTCGTGCTGATGCTGCTGGAGCTTTAGGATATTTAGGTGATGCTAGAGCCTTTGAGATACTGGCACGGACATTTTATGAAGATACTGATTGGCTGGTACGCTTTAGTGCAGCCGTTTCCTTGGGTAATATTAAAGATCCACGCGCTCATGATGTTTTAATTCAGGCATTGGATAGCAGCGAAACAGTGTTGCAGGAAGCGGCAATTTCCGCACTGGGGGAAATCCAAGATATTGAGTCTGTAGATAGTATCCTGCGCTTTGCTCAGTCAGAGGATTGGTTAGTGCGGCAACGTTTGGCAGAAGCCTTGGGAAATCTTCCGACTACTAAGAGTGTTTCAGCTCTAAAATATTTAGAAAAAGATCAGCATTTCAACGTTGCCGAAGCAGCGAGGATTTCTCTGGAAAAGTTGGAAGAGAAGGCTAATCAAGGTTAA
- the ctpA gene encoding carboxyl-terminal processing protease CtpA: MGFMQKQVFRLGFSLLVAFWLALGALIQPAAALTDEQKLVSEVWRIVNRTYLDETFNDQNWSQARQKALEKPLKNHQAAYAAIQKMLKTLGDPFTRFLDPEQYRSLQVNTSGELTGVGLQIALNPDTGKLEVVTPIMDSPADVAGIKPRDRILKIEGILTENLTLDEAATRMRGPVGSAVTLLIERDGIGEKEVRIVRDRIELNPVVADLRFSPEGTPIGYLRLTQFNANASMELAHAISSLEKKGADAYVLDLRNNPGGLLQSGIEIARLWMNSGTIVYTVNRQGIQGSFESFGPALTDDPLVILVNQGTASASEILAGALQDNGRAKLVGETTFGKGLIQSLFELSDGSGLAVTIAKYETPKHQDINKLGIKPDTVISQESITRAQIATEADLQYQAALELLTTNSVLAGVGSKE, from the coding sequence ATGGGGTTCATGCAAAAACAGGTTTTTCGGCTAGGATTTTCGCTACTAGTGGCGTTTTGGTTGGCGCTGGGCGCTCTCATCCAACCGGCGGCAGCTTTAACGGATGAGCAAAAACTAGTTTCAGAAGTTTGGCGAATTGTCAATCGGACTTATCTAGATGAGACCTTTAATGATCAAAATTGGTCGCAGGCCAGGCAAAAGGCGCTGGAGAAGCCGCTAAAAAATCATCAAGCTGCTTATGCCGCCATTCAGAAAATGCTCAAAACTCTGGGTGATCCTTTTACCCGCTTTTTAGACCCGGAACAATACCGCAGTTTGCAGGTGAATACTTCTGGTGAACTGACTGGAGTGGGGTTACAAATTGCGCTCAATCCAGATACAGGAAAGCTGGAAGTAGTGACTCCCATTATGGATTCACCAGCAGATGTAGCCGGGATTAAACCTCGCGATCGCATTCTCAAAATTGAAGGCATTCTCACCGAAAATTTGACTCTTGACGAAGCCGCGACCAGAATGCGGGGGCCTGTTGGCAGTGCCGTCACACTTTTGATTGAACGAGATGGCATCGGAGAAAAAGAGGTCAGAATAGTGCGCGATCGCATTGAGCTGAACCCTGTAGTAGCAGACCTACGGTTTTCTCCTGAAGGCACGCCCATTGGCTACCTGCGCCTCACTCAATTCAACGCTAACGCCTCAATGGAATTAGCACACGCTATCTCTAGTTTAGAGAAAAAAGGCGCAGATGCCTATGTTTTAGATTTGCGAAATAATCCTGGGGGGCTATTACAATCAGGAATTGAAATTGCCCGTCTGTGGATGAATTCCGGTACCATCGTCTACACGGTAAATCGCCAAGGTATTCAGGGCAGTTTTGAATCATTTGGCCCAGCTTTAACAGACGATCCTCTAGTGATTTTGGTCAATCAAGGAACCGCCAGTGCCAGTGAAATTCTCGCCGGGGCGCTGCAAGATAACGGTCGGGCTAAATTGGTCGGGGAAACTACCTTTGGCAAAGGCTTAATTCAGTCCTTGTTTGAATTATCCGATGGTTCTGGCTTGGCAGTCACAATTGCTAAGTATGAAACACCCAAGCATCAAGATATTAATAAATTAGGAATTAAACCAGATACAGTAATTTCCCAGGAATCAATCACCCGCGCACAAATTGCCACAGAAGCTGATCTACAATATCAAGCCGCCCTGGAATTATTGACAACAAATTCTGTGTTGGCGGGAGTAGGGAGTAAGGAGTAG
- a CDS encoding anti-sigma regulatory factor has product MLSIVQHDHLAVKSELKLLNQVQQWFEQFCSKYLSQLGWSESQLYRLNLALAEGFTNAVRHAHGALPPETTIEIEVSLWIDRLEVRIWDQGKPFNPDAIAEPQPGTLQVGGYGWFLLRRLADHVVYERSTDGKNCLLILKYARENSQ; this is encoded by the coding sequence ATGCTTAGCATAGTGCAGCACGACCATCTGGCGGTAAAGAGCGAACTAAAACTCCTAAACCAGGTACAACAATGGTTTGAGCAATTCTGTTCAAAATATTTATCTCAATTGGGCTGGTCAGAAAGCCAACTTTATCGCCTCAATTTAGCATTAGCGGAAGGTTTTACTAACGCAGTTCGTCACGCTCATGGTGCTTTACCACCAGAGACGACCATAGAGATTGAAGTTAGTCTGTGGATTGACAGGCTAGAGGTGAGAATTTGGGATCAAGGGAAACCCTTCAATCCCGATGCGATCGCAGAACCACAGCCAGGTACTCTCCAAGTAGGAGGATATGGCTGGTTTCTCCTACGACGATTGGCTGACCATGTTGTTTACGAACGGAGTACAGATGGTAAAAATTGTTTACTGATCCTTAAATATGCTAGAGAAAATTCCCAGTAG
- a CDS encoding MBL fold metallo-hydrolase — protein sequence MRPLPQQPSQTAKQPRPVLDSVFAFPPNRDTLGGTSYLIVGKEGNILIDSPAGDQTNQDFLRSHGGVRWLFLTHRDAIGKTVEIQQAFGCEVLIQEQEAYLLPGLTVTTFTQEFTLNSTSRVIWTPGHSPGSSCLYYSDLGGVLFSGRHLVPNPEGEPVPFRTAKTFHWPRQMKSLKLILESFTPETLQYICPGANTGFLRGKRVIDNAYQRLVIGH from the coding sequence ATGCGCCCTTTACCTCAACAGCCAAGTCAGACAGCCAAGCAACCACGTCCGGTGCTAGATAGCGTCTTTGCTTTTCCACCAAATCGGGACACATTAGGGGGAACCTCTTATCTTATTGTAGGAAAGGAAGGCAATATCCTGATAGATTCTCCGGCGGGCGACCAAACAAATCAAGATTTTTTGCGATCGCATGGTGGCGTGCGTTGGTTATTTCTCACTCATCGAGATGCGATTGGTAAAACAGTAGAAATTCAGCAAGCCTTTGGCTGTGAAGTGCTGATTCAAGAGCAAGAAGCTTATTTATTACCTGGATTGACTGTTACCACCTTTACCCAGGAATTTACACTCAATTCTACATCTAGAGTAATTTGGACACCTGGTCATTCCCCTGGTTCCTCTTGCCTGTACTACAGTGATTTGGGAGGTGTGCTATTTTCTGGCCGCCATTTGGTTCCAAACCCTGAAGGCGAACCAGTACCTTTTCGCACAGCCAAAACTTTCCACTGGCCTAGACAAATGAAAAGTCTGAAATTAATCCTAGAAAGTTTTACACCAGAAACACTCCAGTACATTTGTCCCGGTGCTAACACAGGTTTTCTCAGAGGCAAACGTGTCATAGATAATGCTTACCAGCGTCTTGTCATTGGTCATTAG